Proteins co-encoded in one Erwinia sp. genomic window:
- the panC gene encoding Pantothenate synthetase (ID:JIFNMEKO_02413;~source:Prodigal:2.6), with protein sequence MLIIETLPLLRREIRRWRQQGKRIALVPTMGNLHEGHLPLVDEAHRRADVVIASIFVNPMQFDREDDLARYPRTLQQDCEKLAKHPVDLVFTPTAKTLYPEGTAEHTFVEVPGLSSLLEGASRPGHFRGVATVVSKLFNLTQPDIACFGEKDYQQLMLIRKMVADMGYDIEIIGVLTQRAADGVALSSRNGYLSSEERLIAPQLSRVMHHIATRLADGERHIEEMLADAQTALADAGLQADNLAICDADTLLPLTVESRNAVILMAAWLGNTRLIDNQQVDLTQ encoded by the coding sequence GTGTTAATCATTGAAACACTTCCTCTGTTACGTCGCGAGATCCGCCGCTGGCGCCAGCAAGGCAAGCGCATTGCGTTAGTTCCCACCATGGGAAATTTGCATGAAGGTCATTTGCCCCTGGTAGATGAAGCTCACCGGCGTGCAGATGTGGTCATTGCTTCGATTTTTGTTAATCCGATGCAATTCGATCGGGAAGATGATTTGGCACGCTATCCGCGCACTTTGCAGCAGGATTGTGAAAAGCTGGCAAAACATCCTGTTGATTTAGTGTTCACGCCAACGGCAAAGACGCTCTACCCTGAGGGTACAGCAGAGCATACCTTTGTTGAAGTGCCTGGCTTATCCTCTCTGCTGGAGGGCGCGAGTCGTCCGGGGCATTTTCGGGGTGTTGCCACAGTGGTCAGCAAGCTATTCAATCTTACTCAACCTGATATCGCCTGTTTTGGTGAGAAAGATTATCAGCAGTTGATGTTAATTCGTAAAATGGTGGCTGACATGGGGTATGACATTGAGATTATCGGGGTACTAACGCAGCGGGCTGCAGACGGAGTGGCACTGAGTTCACGCAATGGTTACCTGAGCTCTGAAGAGCGTCTCATTGCTCCGCAGTTAAGCCGGGTAATGCATCACATTGCTACCCGACTGGCTGATGGTGAACGGCACATCGAAGAGATGCTTGCTGATGCACAAACCGCACTGGCAGACGCCGGTTTGCAAGCTGATAATCTGGCGATTTGTGATGCAGACACCCTGTTGCCACTGACTGTTGAGAGTCGTAATGCGGTCATACTGATGGCGGCCTGGTTGGGAAACACCCGACTTATTGACAACCAGCAAGTCGACCTTACGCAATAA
- the panD gene encoding Aspartate 1-decarboxylase (ID:JIFNMEKO_02414;~source:Prodigal:2.6) yields MIRTMLQGKLHRVTVTQADLHYEGSCAIDQDFLEAAGILQYEAIDIYNVTNGQRFSTYAISAERGSKIISVNGAAARCACEGDILIICSYVQVEEQQAIDWHPRVAYFDEGNVMKRIAKDLPVQFA; encoded by the coding sequence ATGATCCGTACTATGCTGCAGGGAAAATTGCACCGGGTAACAGTCACGCAGGCTGATTTGCATTATGAAGGTTCCTGCGCAATTGACCAGGATTTTCTGGAGGCGGCCGGTATACTGCAATATGAAGCCATTGATATCTACAATGTGACCAACGGGCAACGTTTTTCCACTTATGCCATTTCTGCCGAACGAGGCTCGAAAATCATTTCAGTCAATGGCGCGGCAGCGCGCTGTGCCTGCGAGGGAGATATTCTGATTATTTGTTCTTATGTTCAGGTAGAAGAACAGCAGGCGATTGACTGGCACCCACGGGTGGCCTATTTTGACGAAGGCAATGTGATGAAGCGTATCGCTAAAGACCTTCCTGTGCAGTTCGCCTGA
- the yadH gene encoding Inner membrane transport permease YadH (ID:JIFNMEKO_02415;~source:Prodigal:2.6) yields the protein MSHLYWVALKSIWGKEVHRFARIWVQTLLPPVITMTLYFIIFGNLIGSRIGEMHGFSYMQFIVPGLIMMSVITNAYANVASSFFSAKFQRNIEELLVAPVPTHIIIAGYVGGGVARGVCVGVLVTVISLFFVPFQVHAWSMVAVTLLLTAILFSLAGLLNAVFARTFDDISLIPTFVLTPLTYLGGVFYSLTLLPPFWQVMSKLNPIVYMISGFRYGFLGINDVPLALTLSVLVVFILVFYALVWFLIDRGRGLRS from the coding sequence ATGAGTCACTTATACTGGGTGGCATTGAAAAGCATCTGGGGCAAAGAGGTACATCGATTTGCCCGGATCTGGGTACAAACGCTGTTGCCACCTGTCATTACCATGACACTCTATTTTATTATTTTTGGTAATCTCATTGGCTCACGCATTGGTGAAATGCATGGTTTCTCTTATATGCAATTTATCGTGCCTGGATTAATCATGATGTCGGTGATTACCAATGCATATGCGAATGTTGCCTCTTCTTTCTTCAGTGCTAAATTTCAGCGCAACATTGAAGAGCTGCTGGTGGCACCTGTTCCTACGCATATCATCATCGCTGGTTATGTTGGCGGAGGAGTTGCACGAGGAGTGTGTGTTGGGGTGCTGGTCACTGTGATTTCACTGTTTTTTGTGCCGTTTCAGGTACACGCCTGGAGTATGGTGGCAGTGACATTATTACTCACCGCGATACTCTTTTCGCTGGCGGGGTTATTGAATGCGGTATTTGCCCGTACCTTTGATGATATCAGCCTGATCCCCACCTTTGTGTTGACGCCATTGACCTATCTGGGAGGGGTGTTCTATTCGCTGACCCTTTTGCCGCCATTCTGGCAAGTGATGTCTAAGCTTAACCCTATCGTCTACATGATCAGCGGTTTTCGTTATGGTTTTCTTGGTATCAATGATGTACCACTGGCACTGACATTGAGTGTGCTGGTGGTGTTTATTTTGGTGTTTTATGCCCTGGTGTGGTTTTTGATCGACAGAGGGCGTGGCTTACGTAGTTAG
- the yadG gene encoding putative ABC transporter ATP-binding protein YadG (ID:JIFNMEKO_02416;~source:Prodigal:2.6), producing MTYALELEKLTKTYPGGMQALKGIDLQVESGDFYALLGPNGAGKSTTIGIISSLVNKSSGSVRVFGYDLQTDVVNAKRQLGLVPQEFNFNQFETVLQIVVSQAGLYGVDKREALQRAEKYLSQLDLWGKRNERARMLSGGMKRRLMIARALMHQPKLLILDEPTAGVDIELRRSMWSFLRDLNAQGTTIILTTHYLEEAEMLCRHIGIIQQGELVENTTMKALLSKLKSETFILDLAAKSPIPHIEGFRSQMIDTSTLEVEVLREQGLNSVFSQLSQQGIHVLSMRNKANRLEELFVDLVSGHKGDNA from the coding sequence ATGACCTATGCACTTGAACTTGAAAAACTGACAAAAACTTATCCGGGTGGCATGCAGGCGCTTAAAGGTATTGATCTGCAAGTGGAGTCCGGTGATTTTTATGCCCTGTTAGGCCCTAATGGGGCGGGGAAATCGACTACGATCGGCATTATCAGCTCACTGGTGAATAAAAGCAGCGGTTCAGTCAGAGTATTTGGCTATGATTTGCAAACAGACGTTGTCAATGCCAAACGTCAGCTCGGTCTGGTTCCCCAGGAGTTCAATTTTAATCAATTTGAAACGGTATTACAGATAGTGGTCAGTCAGGCTGGATTATACGGTGTCGATAAGCGAGAAGCGTTACAACGCGCTGAAAAATACCTGAGTCAGCTTGATCTATGGGGCAAGCGTAATGAACGTGCCAGAATGCTTTCAGGCGGTATGAAGCGACGTCTGATGATTGCACGTGCATTAATGCATCAGCCCAAATTGTTAATTCTTGATGAGCCAACGGCGGGCGTTGATATTGAATTAAGACGTTCAATGTGGAGCTTCCTGCGCGATCTTAATGCGCAAGGAACCACCATCATACTGACCACTCACTATCTTGAAGAGGCCGAGATGTTGTGCCGTCATATCGGTATTATTCAGCAAGGTGAACTGGTCGAGAACACAACGATGAAAGCGCTGCTTTCAAAACTTAAGTCAGAAACTTTTATCCTTGATTTGGCAGCTAAAAGCCCGATTCCTCATATCGAGGGCTTCCGCAGCCAGATGATTGATACCTCTACTCTGGAGGTTGAAGTGTTAAGAGAACAGGGGCTGAACAGTGTTTTTTCACAACTGAGCCAGCAGGGAATACACGTGCTTAGCATGCGTAATAAAGCCAATCGTCTGGAAGAGTTGTTTGTTGATTTGGTCAGCGGCCATAAAGGAGACAACGCATGA
- the can gene encoding Carbonic anhydrase 2 (ID:JIFNMEKO_02417;~source:Prodigal:2.6), which yields MKDISTLISNNREWSKLLKEEDPGFFERLSLAQKPRFLWIGCSDSRVPAERLTGLEPGELFVHRNVANLVIHTDLNCLSVVQYAVDVLEVEHIIICGHYGCGGVQAAVENPELGLINNWLLHIRDLWYKHSSLLGELPPEKRFDKLCEINVIEQIYNLGHSTIMQSAWKRGQKVSLHGWVYSIHDGYLRDLEVTSTSRESLEQRYRHGIANLRNGPEGPSN from the coding sequence ATGAAAGACATTAGTACGCTGATCAGCAATAACCGTGAGTGGTCAAAACTGCTGAAAGAAGAAGATCCCGGTTTCTTCGAGCGCCTGTCGCTGGCACAGAAACCCCGTTTTTTGTGGATAGGCTGCTCAGACAGCCGCGTTCCTGCAGAACGACTAACCGGATTGGAACCGGGTGAATTGTTTGTTCACCGTAACGTAGCAAATCTGGTTATCCACACTGACCTGAATTGTCTCTCTGTCGTGCAATATGCTGTTGATGTGCTGGAAGTCGAACACATCATCATCTGTGGACACTATGGTTGTGGCGGTGTACAAGCCGCGGTTGAAAACCCTGAATTGGGACTTATCAACAACTGGCTGCTGCATATTCGTGATTTATGGTACAAGCACAGTTCGTTGCTTGGTGAATTGCCCCCGGAAAAACGCTTCGATAAACTGTGTGAAATCAACGTTATTGAACAGATTTATAACCTTGGTCACTCCACCATCATGCAATCTGCCTGGAAACGCGGGCAAAAAGTCTCACTGCATGGCTGGGTCTACAGTATTCATGATGGTTATCTGCGTGATCTGGAAGTCACGTCAACCAGTCGCGAGTCTCTGGAGCAGCGCTACCGCCACGGTATCGCTAATCTGCGTAATGGCCCCGAAGGTCCCTCCAACTGA
- the hpt gene encoding Hypoxanthine phosphoribosyltransferase (ID:JIFNMEKO_02418;~source:Prodigal:2.6), whose product MKHIVEVMISEQEIAHRVAALGQQISDAYRDSGSEMVLVGLLRGSFIFMADLCRKIEVSHEVDFMTASSYGSGTSSTRDVKILKDLDEDIRGKDVLIVEDIIDSGNTLSRVREILRLREPKSLAICTLLDKPERREVEVDVEYVGFTIADKFVVGYGIDYAQRYRNLPYICNVVMLDE is encoded by the coding sequence ATGAAACATATCGTAGAAGTGATGATTTCTGAACAAGAGATCGCCCATCGTGTGGCCGCCCTCGGCCAACAGATTAGTGATGCATACCGTGACAGTGGCAGTGAGATGGTACTGGTAGGGTTATTGCGTGGTTCCTTCATATTTATGGCTGATCTGTGTCGCAAAATTGAGGTTTCACATGAGGTCGATTTTATGACGGCCTCCAGTTACGGCAGCGGTACGTCCTCCACACGCGATGTAAAAATACTCAAAGATCTTGATGAGGATATTCGTGGTAAAGATGTCCTGATTGTGGAAGATATCATCGACTCCGGTAACACGCTGAGTCGGGTACGTGAGATATTGCGTCTGCGTGAACCGAAGTCTCTGGCGATTTGTACCTTACTCGATAAACCAGAGCGGCGCGAAGTGGAAGTTGATGTTGAGTATGTCGGCTTCACCATCGCGGATAAATTTGTCGTGGGTTACGGTATTGATTATGCGCAGCGCTATCGGAATCTGCCTTATATCTGCAATGTGGTGATGCTGGATGAATAA
- the cueO gene encoding Blue copper oxidase CueO (ID:JIFNMEKO_02419;~source:Prodigal:2.6), translating to MIQRREFIKWSAVLAGAGYLSPWQSTLFAAQPQTTLPIPPLLRPDPSGRLNITIQQGVSHWRGKRVPGWGYNGNLLGPAIVLARGQRVVIDIKNRLPEDTTVHWHGLIIPGDADGGPRQSISSGASQQVSFTPQQPAATCWFHPHPHGNTGYQVAQGLAGLLLVQDDESAKILLPMLWGVDDIPLILQDKRLSKDGARIDYSLDVMSAAVGWFGDLMLSNGVEYPVHAAPRGWLRVRLLNGCNARSLRLATSDKRPLYVIASDGGLLAEPVMLDVLSLLPGERFEVLIETRDGRPFDLLTLPVQQMGMTLAPFDQPLPVLRILPLEVLGSGMLPDSLVNVPPLPDATGVKNRWLQLSMDPELDQYGMAALMQRYGEKAMPDPLHKVHQTMPGSSPVGYDFHQANKINGRAFDMTQPAFDVPQGTVEKWTISGEGDAMLHPFHIHGTQFRLLSENGQPPAKHRQGWKDTLHVEGGRCELLVKFDALADRHHPYMAHCHLLEHEDTGMMLSFTVSGS from the coding sequence ATGATACAAAGAAGAGAGTTTATCAAATGGAGTGCGGTGCTGGCTGGCGCAGGCTATCTGTCACCGTGGCAATCGACACTGTTTGCCGCACAGCCCCAGACAACGTTGCCGATCCCACCGTTGCTGCGCCCGGATCCTTCCGGGCGGCTTAACATCACGATACAGCAAGGGGTCAGTCACTGGCGCGGAAAAAGAGTACCTGGCTGGGGATATAATGGCAATTTACTCGGCCCGGCTATTGTTCTGGCGCGCGGACAGCGTGTCGTTATCGACATTAAAAACCGTTTACCTGAAGACACCACAGTTCACTGGCATGGCCTGATAATTCCGGGGGATGCAGATGGCGGACCTCGCCAATCGATCTCTTCCGGCGCATCGCAGCAAGTCAGTTTCACGCCGCAACAACCTGCGGCAACCTGCTGGTTTCATCCCCATCCTCATGGAAACACCGGCTATCAGGTGGCGCAGGGTTTAGCCGGTCTGCTGCTTGTCCAGGATGACGAAAGCGCAAAGATATTGCTGCCGATGTTATGGGGTGTGGATGATATACCTCTTATTTTACAAGATAAACGGCTTAGTAAAGATGGCGCCCGTATCGACTATTCGCTGGATGTGATGAGTGCTGCTGTGGGCTGGTTTGGCGATTTAATGCTCAGTAATGGTGTTGAGTATCCTGTGCACGCTGCACCGCGTGGCTGGCTGAGAGTACGCCTTTTGAATGGTTGTAACGCCCGTTCCCTCAGGCTGGCAACCAGTGATAAAAGGCCTCTGTATGTGATTGCCAGCGACGGAGGCTTATTGGCAGAACCCGTGATGCTTGATGTTCTTTCATTGTTGCCCGGCGAGCGTTTTGAGGTGCTGATAGAAACTCGTGATGGCCGGCCTTTCGATTTGCTGACGCTACCAGTACAACAGATGGGAATGACACTTGCCCCGTTTGATCAACCACTACCCGTATTGAGAATCCTTCCTCTGGAGGTTCTCGGCAGTGGCATGTTACCTGACAGCCTGGTTAACGTGCCGCCATTGCCCGACGCTACCGGCGTGAAAAATCGCTGGCTGCAGCTGAGTATGGATCCTGAACTGGATCAATATGGCATGGCTGCGCTGATGCAACGTTATGGTGAAAAGGCGATGCCAGATCCACTGCACAAGGTACATCAGACCATGCCTGGCTCATCTCCGGTCGGGTATGATTTTCATCAGGCCAATAAAATCAACGGTCGCGCTTTTGACATGACTCAACCGGCGTTTGATGTACCACAAGGTACGGTTGAAAAATGGACGATTTCTGGTGAAGGTGATGCAATGCTACATCCTTTCCATATTCATGGTACTCAGTTTCGGCTGCTCTCTGAGAATGGACAGCCGCCGGCGAAACATCGTCAGGGCTGGAAAGACACGTTGCATGTCGAAGGTGGGCGCTGTGAGCTATTGGTCAAATTTGATGCACTGGCCGACAGGCACCATCCGTATATGGCACATTGTCATTTGCTGGAGCATGAAGATACCGGAATGATGCTAAGTTTTACCGTCAGTGGCTCTTAG
- a CDS encoding hypothetical protein (ID:JIFNMEKO_02420;~source:Prodigal:2.6), giving the protein MKKSLNALLMLMLCSFSSTSFALYESEAEDLADLTAVFVYLKNDCGYQSLPDAQIRRALVFYARQNRWNLTNYDDFNMTLLGEESYQDLSRIPIPGDKKCKLLADDALSLLALVK; this is encoded by the coding sequence ATGAAAAAGAGCCTGAACGCTCTGTTAATGTTGATGCTTTGCAGTTTTTCTTCAACCAGCTTCGCTCTGTATGAGTCAGAGGCTGAAGATTTAGCTGATCTTACCGCCGTTTTTGTTTATCTGAAAAATGATTGTGGCTACCAGTCATTACCTGATGCACAGATTCGCCGGGCGCTGGTTTTCTATGCCCGGCAAAATAGATGGAATCTCACCAACTATGACGACTTCAACATGACACTCTTAGGTGAAGAGAGCTATCAGGACTTAAGTCGTATTCCTATTCCTGGTGATAAAAAATGTAAATTACTTGCCGATGATGCGCTAAGTCTGCTGGCTTTGGTTAAATAG
- the speE gene encoding Polyamine aminopropyltransferase (ID:JIFNMEKO_02421;~source:Prodigal:2.6), which produces MAEQEIWYETLHPGFGQYFSVDKQLYREKTDHQDLIIFENKQLGRVMALDGVVQTTERDEFIYHEMMTHVPLFAHGEAKRVLIIGGGDGAMLREVCRHSTVEHITMVEIDAGVLTFCQQYLPAHSAGAYDDPRLQLIIEDGVNFVRHCEEKFDVIISDCTDPIGPGEGLFTSEFYQGCRRCLHENGIFVAQNGVCFLQQDEAVNSHRKLSHYFNDVSFYQAAIPTYYGGIMTFAWATNQSALRQHDVATLTSRFNTADIACRYYNPAIHAGSFALPQYLLDALAR; this is translated from the coding sequence ATGGCCGAACAAGAAATTTGGTATGAGACCCTGCACCCCGGATTTGGACAATATTTTTCTGTCGATAAACAGCTGTATCGCGAGAAAACTGACCATCAGGATCTGATCATTTTTGAAAACAAACAGCTCGGCCGGGTAATGGCACTCGATGGCGTAGTGCAGACCACGGAACGTGATGAGTTTATCTATCACGAGATGATGACGCATGTGCCGCTTTTCGCCCATGGTGAAGCAAAACGCGTGCTGATCATTGGTGGCGGAGATGGTGCGATGCTACGCGAAGTATGCCGTCACAGCACTGTAGAACATATCACCATGGTAGAAATTGATGCGGGTGTCCTGACCTTCTGCCAGCAATATCTGCCTGCTCATAGTGCGGGAGCTTATGATGATCCTCGTCTGCAACTGATCATTGAAGATGGCGTGAATTTCGTCCGTCACTGCGAGGAAAAATTCGATGTTATCATCTCCGACTGTACCGACCCCATCGGACCCGGTGAGGGGTTATTCACTTCAGAATTTTATCAGGGATGCCGCCGTTGCCTTCATGAAAATGGCATATTTGTCGCGCAAAATGGTGTTTGCTTCTTACAGCAGGACGAAGCCGTTAATAGCCATCGTAAACTGAGCCACTACTTCAATGATGTCAGTTTTTATCAGGCTGCTATTCCCACCTACTATGGCGGCATCATGACGTTTGCATGGGCGACGAACCAATCAGCACTGCGTCAGCACGATGTTGCAACGCTAACATCGCGTTTCAACACGGCTGATATTGCGTGTCGCTATTATAATCCGGCGATTCATGCAGGCAGCTTCGCACTACCACAATATTTACTGGATGCGCTGGCGCGTTAA